DNA sequence from the Chryseobacterium indicum genome:
TCAGATACGGGGACGGATTCTTGGGATCGTATTTTTTAGGGTTGGGTAAAACGGCTGCAATCCATGCTGCTTCAGAAGTGGTAAGATCTTTGGAAGATTTTCCGAAATAATATTCTGAAGCCGCTTCTATCCCGAAAACGCCTTGTCCCATTTCTATGGAATTCAGGTATCTTTCCAGAATGATGTCTTTATTCCAGACTTTTTCGATGATGAAGGTATACACTGCTTCCAGTCCTTTTCTGATCCAGCTTCTGCCCTGCCAAAGAAAGATATTTTTTGCCGTCTGCTGAGAAATCGTACTTCCTCCTTTTAATTTTTTTCCTTTTTCGTTGTTTTTCATGGCTTTTTCAATCGCCTGATAATCAAAACCATCATGATCGAAAAATTTCTGATCTTCGGAAGCAATTACTGCTTTTTTTACGTTACTTCCCATTTCATCATAGGAAATATAATCTCTCTGCAATCTTCCGTATTCAAAGAGTCCTCCAATCTGGGTAAGCGTAATGGGAGGATTGAAAAATCTGCCCCAGACAATAAAAACTACGTTAAGAATAAGAAGGACGAATATAATCTGTTTAATTTTTTTCCACATAATTTTAAAAAGAAAGTCAAAAATAAGGAAATACTCCGAGTTATTGCAATTCTTTCATGTAAGTAAGCTGATATCCGGGTAAAAGTTCAGGATGAAAAATTTTAATATAGTCTTTCAACACCAGATCTGCACGTACCACACCGCTTTCGAAGAAATCGTTTGCCTGTGCTTTTTCTTTTCCTGTAATCACATAGATTTTTCCTTTATTGAAAACATTCAGTTTGCTGTAAAAAGGATTCATGCTAAGCATTTCTTTTTTGGAGATATGATTTCCTGCGTTGATCCAATACTGTACTTTACCGGATTTTGCAAAAACCTCTTCAAAACTCATAGTTACAGCCTTCTGATCTGTATTGTCTTTAAGAATATATTCTGCATTGGCATCGGAAATAAAATTAGCAGCAGAAGTTTTTCCTCCCGGAAGATACCATACATCTCCATACATTTCGTTTGCTAAAACAATTGGTTTTTCTTTTGCAGTAAGCGCCAGTTTTTTCAGATCACTGTAGTTTTTTTCAACTTCATCGAATTTTGTTTCCGCTTCTTTTTCTTTTCCTAAAAGTTTTCCGAAAAGCTTAATGTAAGCTGTCTTTTCCAAAGGTTTCTGCTCCAGATATTCATCCAGAAAGACAACCTGAATACCGTTATTTTTCAGCAATTGGTA
Encoded proteins:
- the mtgA gene encoding monofunctional biosynthetic peptidoglycan transglycosylase gives rise to the protein MWKKIKQIIFVLLILNVVFIVWGRFFNPPITLTQIGGLFEYGRLQRDYISYDEMGSNVKKAVIASEDQKFFDHDGFDYQAIEKAMKNNEKGKKLKGGSTISQQTAKNIFLWQGRSWIRKGLEAVYTFIIEKVWNKDIILERYLNSIEMGQGVFGIEAASEYYFGKSSKDLTTSEAAWIAAVLPNPKKYDPKNPSPYLKKKHNWIMRQMRNVSLK
- a CDS encoding ABC transporter substrate-binding protein, with protein sequence MKPRILLLIAFFALTSCKRETKNSPSEAVSVSNLVQYKEENGGIHIKSGNFTYDFKKNQIPFKKIILLNASMAGYISELNAENLIIGVSNPEYIYSEKIQNLIKQGKIQNLGSEQKYDVEKIISLKPDAIFTNHIASFDNTYQLLKNNGIQVVFLDEYLEQKPLEKTAYIKLFGKLLGKEKEAETKFDEVEKNYSDLKKLALTAKEKPIVLANEMYGDVWYLPGGKTSAANFISDANAEYILKDNTDQKAVTMSFEEVFAKSGKVQYWINAGNHISKKEMLSMNPFYSKLNVFNKGKIYVITGKEKAQANDFFESGVVRADLVLKDYIKIFHPELLPGYQLTYMKELQ